In Streptomyces sp. NBC_01717, one DNA window encodes the following:
- the ppgK gene encoding polyphosphate--glucose phosphotransferase yields MQIFGVDIGGSGIKGAPVDLDRGDLAQERHKVLTPHPATPKDVADCVAEVVGHFDWSGPVGVTFPGVVTGGVTRTAANVDKGWIDHDARTLLGEKLGLPVTVLNDADAAGIAEMAFGAGRDRKGTVIMLTLGTGIGSAVFIDGQLVPNTELGHLELDGHEAEKHASTKAKEDEELSWHHWAHRVQKYLSHLEMLFTPELFIIGGGVSRKADKFLPLIEHVRAEMVPAELQNNAGIVGAAMAAAGK; encoded by the coding sequence ATGCAGATCTTCGGCGTGGACATCGGCGGATCCGGGATCAAGGGTGCTCCCGTGGACCTGGACCGCGGAGACCTGGCGCAGGAGCGCCACAAAGTACTGACACCGCATCCGGCCACGCCCAAGGACGTGGCCGACTGCGTGGCCGAGGTGGTCGGCCACTTCGACTGGTCGGGTCCGGTCGGCGTCACCTTCCCGGGCGTCGTCACGGGCGGTGTCACCCGCACCGCGGCCAATGTCGACAAGGGCTGGATCGACCATGACGCCCGGACGCTGCTCGGCGAGAAGCTGGGCCTTCCGGTGACCGTCCTCAACGATGCCGACGCGGCGGGAATCGCCGAAATGGCCTTCGGTGCGGGGCGCGACCGCAAGGGGACCGTGATCATGCTGACGCTCGGTACGGGTATCGGCAGCGCGGTCTTCATCGACGGGCAGCTCGTGCCCAACACCGAGCTCGGCCATTTGGAGCTGGACGGCCACGAAGCGGAGAAGCACGCCTCCACGAAGGCCAAGGAGGACGAGGAGCTGAGCTGGCACCACTGGGCGCACCGGGTGCAGAAGTACCTGTCGCATCTGGAGATGCTGTTCACGCCCGAGCTCTTCATCATCGGGGGCGGAGTCAGCCGAAAGGCCGACAAGTTCCTGCCGCTGATCGAGCATGTGCGGGCCGAGATGGTGCCGGCCGAGCTGCAGAACAACGCGGGCATCGTGGGAGCGGCGATGGCGGCGGCAGGCAAATAG
- a CDS encoding threonine synthase encodes MATYLCPQDGTRAETTSLTWCCPVCRSPWDLDFEAAGRVSLNSLAGRVNSLWRYEEALPLSSPTTSLGEGRTPLVPVTGTVSAKLDFLMPTLSFKDRGAVMLAELARRLSPERVVADSSGNAGTAVAAYCARAGLPCTVYVPEGTSPKKTEQIRAHGARLEIVPGDREATAHAARAAADSPGTFYASHVFNPYFLHGTKTYVYEMWEDLGGRLPDAIAVPVGNGTLLLGAALATAELHAHGLIDERPALIAVQAEAVSPLAAAFHAGTDGLLDDPGRAAAPTLAEGIAIPRPPRARQILAAVRESGGTFLTVTEAQIREAQLDLAARGFYVETTGVACWAAVGDWTDRSVVVPLCGAGLKTGMAP; translated from the coding sequence ATGGCCACCTATCTCTGCCCGCAGGACGGAACCCGCGCCGAGACCACCAGCCTGACCTGGTGCTGTCCGGTCTGCCGCAGCCCCTGGGATCTCGACTTCGAAGCCGCCGGCCGGGTCTCACTCAACTCCCTGGCCGGACGCGTCAATTCACTGTGGCGTTACGAGGAGGCGCTGCCCCTCTCCTCGCCCACCACCAGCCTCGGGGAGGGCCGCACGCCGCTCGTGCCGGTCACCGGCACGGTCTCCGCCAAGCTCGACTTCCTGATGCCGACGCTCTCCTTCAAGGACCGCGGCGCCGTGATGCTCGCCGAACTGGCCCGCCGACTCTCCCCCGAACGCGTCGTCGCGGACAGCAGCGGCAACGCGGGAACCGCCGTCGCCGCCTACTGCGCGCGGGCCGGACTGCCCTGCACGGTGTACGTCCCCGAGGGCACCTCCCCGAAGAAGACCGAACAGATCCGGGCCCACGGCGCCCGCCTGGAGATCGTCCCCGGCGACCGCGAGGCCACCGCACACGCCGCCCGGGCCGCCGCCGACTCCCCCGGCACCTTCTACGCCTCGCATGTCTTCAACCCGTACTTCCTGCACGGCACGAAGACATACGTCTACGAGATGTGGGAAGACCTCGGCGGCCGGCTCCCCGACGCCATCGCCGTACCGGTCGGCAACGGCACGCTGCTGCTCGGCGCGGCCCTGGCCACCGCGGAGCTCCACGCCCATGGCCTGATCGACGAAAGGCCGGCGCTGATCGCTGTACAGGCCGAGGCCGTCTCACCACTGGCCGCCGCCTTCCACGCGGGCACGGACGGCCTGCTCGACGATCCCGGCCGCGCGGCCGCCCCGACACTCGCCGAAGGCATCGCCATCCCCCGCCCACCGCGCGCACGCCAGATCCTGGCGGCGGTGAGGGAGTCCGGTGGCACATTCCTCACCGTGACGGAGGCTCAGATCCGCGAGGCGCAGCTGGATCTGGCGGCCCGCGGCTTCTACGTCGAGACGACCGGCGTCGCCTGCTGGGCTGCGGTCGGCGACTGGACGGACCGCAGCGTCGTCGTACCGCTGTGCGGCGCGGGACTCAAGACGGGCATGGCGCCCTGA
- a CDS encoding exodeoxyribonuclease VII small subunit has translation MTDDATTAAAATDTLGYEQARDELIEVVRRLEAGGTTLEESLALWERGEELAKVCRRWLEGARARLDEALAQPGKDQQDDAG, from the coding sequence ATGACGGACGACGCGACAACGGCAGCTGCCGCCACGGACACGCTCGGCTACGAGCAGGCGCGCGACGAGCTGATCGAGGTTGTGCGGCGCCTGGAGGCGGGCGGCACGACGCTGGAGGAGTCCCTCGCGCTGTGGGAGCGGGGCGAGGAGCTGGCCAAGGTCTGCCGGCGCTGGCTGGAAGGGGCCCGGGCCCGCCTGGACGAGGCCCTCGCCCAGCCCGGGAAGGACCAGCAGGACGACGCCGGGTGA
- a CDS encoding malonic semialdehyde reductase, with product MPLVLDPAAQDLLFREARTANTFTDEPVSEEQVQAIYDLVKYGPTAFNQSPLRIVLVRSDDARARLVSHMAEGNQPKTSTAPLVAILAADNEFHEELPALFPHFPQAKDAFFSERPVRESAAALNSALQAAYFIIGVRAAGLAAGPMTGFDAAGIEKEFLDADHSVLMVVNIGKPGDDAWFPRSPRLAYDEVIQTV from the coding sequence ATGCCCCTCGTTCTTGACCCCGCCGCCCAGGACCTCCTCTTCCGTGAGGCCCGCACCGCCAACACCTTCACCGACGAGCCGGTCTCCGAGGAGCAGGTCCAGGCGATATACGACCTGGTCAAGTACGGGCCCACCGCCTTCAACCAGTCGCCGCTGCGCATTGTCCTGGTCCGCTCCGACGACGCCCGCGCGCGCCTCGTGAGCCACATGGCGGAGGGCAACCAGCCGAAGACCTCCACCGCCCCGCTGGTCGCGATCCTGGCCGCCGACAACGAGTTCCACGAGGAGCTCCCGGCGCTGTTCCCGCACTTCCCGCAGGCCAAGGACGCGTTCTTCTCCGAGCGCCCGGTCCGCGAGTCGGCCGCCGCCCTGAACTCCGCCCTGCAGGCCGCGTACTTCATCATCGGCGTCCGCGCCGCCGGTCTGGCCGCCGGCCCGATGACCGGCTTCGACGCCGCGGGCATCGAGAAGGAGTTCCTCGACGCCGACCACAGCGTGCTGATGGTCGTCAACATCGGCAAGCCGGGCGACGACGCCTGGTTCCCGCGTTCGCCGCGTCTCGCCTACGACGAGGTCATCCAGACCGTCTGA
- a CDS encoding cupin domain-containing protein, translated as MSYPEPIYGDGKGEISATYRPADTVPNLQFRTGSATHYLATTHTTHGEFGLYRMDMAPGAGGPATHFHRSISESFFILDGTVQIYNGERWIDTEQGDFVYVPQGGLHAFRNDSDAPASMLLLFTPGAPREEYFEKVAQAAEWSQEERTEFFIKHDTYWTD; from the coding sequence ATGTCGTATCCGGAGCCGATCTACGGGGACGGCAAGGGAGAGATCAGCGCCACATACCGGCCGGCGGACACGGTGCCGAACCTGCAGTTCCGCACCGGCAGCGCCACCCACTACCTGGCGACCACGCACACCACGCACGGCGAGTTCGGGCTGTACCGGATGGACATGGCACCCGGAGCGGGCGGCCCGGCCACGCACTTCCACCGGTCGATCTCGGAATCGTTCTTCATCCTCGACGGGACGGTGCAGATCTACAACGGTGAGCGGTGGATCGACACCGAGCAGGGCGACTTCGTGTACGTACCGCAGGGCGGGCTGCACGCATTCCGGAACGACTCCGACGCGCCGGCGTCGATGCTGCTGCTGTTCACGCCGGGTGCGCCGCGCGAGGAGTACTTCGAGAAGGTCGCTCAGGCCGCCGAGTGGTCACAGGAGGAGCGGACCGAGTTCTTCATCAAGCACGACACGTACTGGACGGACTGA
- a CDS encoding APC family permease — MAGSSTADRATLRRTLGFRDLVVYGLLFIAPMAPVGVFGTLDAKSDGAVALVYLAATVVMGFTAFSYAQMVRVAPLAGSVFTYARKGLGEGPGFIAGWMAMLDYLLIPAVAYLFSGIAMNSLVPEVSRWVWTALAVVITTLLNLWGVRAAARVGFAVLAMEIVVLLVFLVSAVVVLVQDGAQRGWWTPFTGDSGFSLRAVLGAVSVAVLSYLGFDAIASFAEEATGGSEKVARALLFCLVLAGVLFVAQGYLAALLEPMTSADLAAEPARQGSAFYDTVDFAVGTWLHDLVAISKAIGAAFAALAGQAAAGRLLFAMSREQRLPSLLARIDPRSGVPRAAILIAAAVTLVAAVWAARRDDGLDHLVSVVDIGALTAFVLLHASVVGWFAVRRMDGPPSWWRHVLVPVVGAGVLIAVILSATASAQVVGVCWLGVGLVVLAMQWGRGPAV, encoded by the coding sequence ATGGCGGGCAGCAGTACGGCGGACCGGGCGACCCTGCGGCGGACGCTCGGGTTCCGGGATCTGGTCGTCTATGGGCTGCTGTTCATCGCTCCCATGGCGCCCGTCGGCGTCTTCGGCACGCTCGACGCGAAATCGGACGGCGCGGTCGCGCTGGTGTACCTCGCGGCGACCGTCGTCATGGGCTTCACCGCGTTCAGTTACGCGCAGATGGTGCGGGTGGCCCCACTGGCGGGTTCGGTCTTCACGTATGCGCGCAAGGGACTCGGGGAAGGGCCCGGGTTCATCGCCGGGTGGATGGCGATGCTCGACTATCTCCTGATTCCGGCGGTCGCCTATCTCTTTTCCGGGATCGCGATGAACTCGCTGGTCCCGGAGGTGTCGCGGTGGGTGTGGACGGCGCTCGCGGTGGTCATCACCACGCTGCTCAACCTCTGGGGTGTACGGGCTGCGGCGCGGGTCGGCTTCGCGGTGCTCGCGATGGAGATCGTGGTGCTGCTGGTCTTCCTGGTGTCGGCGGTGGTGGTTCTCGTCCAGGACGGGGCGCAGCGCGGCTGGTGGACGCCGTTCACCGGTGACTCCGGCTTCTCCCTGCGGGCGGTACTGGGCGCGGTGTCGGTGGCCGTGCTCTCGTATCTGGGCTTCGACGCCATCGCCTCGTTCGCGGAGGAGGCCACCGGCGGCTCGGAGAAGGTGGCGCGGGCGCTGCTTTTCTGTCTGGTCCTCGCAGGGGTGCTGTTCGTGGCACAGGGCTATCTGGCGGCGCTGCTGGAGCCGATGACGTCGGCGGATCTGGCCGCCGAACCGGCCAGGCAGGGGTCGGCGTTCTACGACACGGTCGACTTCGCGGTGGGCACGTGGCTGCACGACCTGGTGGCGATCAGCAAGGCGATCGGGGCGGCGTTCGCGGCGCTGGCCGGCCAGGCGGCGGCAGGGCGGCTGCTCTTCGCCATGTCCAGGGAGCAGCGGCTGCCCTCGCTGCTGGCCCGGATCGACCCGCGGTCCGGGGTGCCGCGGGCCGCGATCCTGATCGCCGCGGCCGTGACGCTGGTGGCGGCGGTCTGGGCGGCCCGCCGCGACGACGGCCTCGACCATCTGGTGTCGGTGGTCGACATCGGTGCGCTGACGGCGTTCGTGCTGCTGCACGCGTCGGTGGTCGGCTGGTTCGCCGTACGCCGGATGGACGGGCCGCCGAGCTGGTGGCGGCATGTGCTGGTGCCCGTGGTGGGTGCGGGGGTGCTGATCGCGGTGATCCTCAGCGCGACGGCGAGCGCGCAGGTGGTGGGGGTCTGCTGGCTGGGGGTGGGGCTGGTGGTGCTGGCGATGCAGTGGGGGCGAGGCCCGGCTGTGTAG
- the xseA gene encoding exodeoxyribonuclease VII large subunit, protein MALNTSAEAPLPVGEVSRLIGGWIDRLGAVWVEGQITQLSRRPGAGVVFLTLRDPSHDISVSVTCFRQVFDRIADVVTEGARVVVLAKPEWYAPRGQLSLRATEIRPVGIGELLVRLELLKKSLAAEGLFALDRKKPLPFLPQLIGLVCGRASAAERDVLENARRRWPAVRFEVRNTAVQGVHAVNQVVQAVKELDDLPDVDVIIVARGGGSVEDLLPFSDEQLIRTVAECRTPVVSAIGHEPDSPLLDLVADLRASTPTDAAKKVVPDVGEELDRVQQLRDRALRTVRGLLDREERGLAHALGRPSMQQPLRMVDERAAEVDALIGRSRRVLGHLLDRADSELAHTRARVVALSPAATLERGYAVLQRPDGHVVRSPADAGAPGDELRARVSEGEFTVRVAE, encoded by the coding sequence ATGGCTCTCAATACCTCCGCGGAAGCCCCGCTGCCCGTCGGCGAGGTGTCACGGCTCATCGGCGGATGGATCGACCGGCTCGGGGCCGTCTGGGTCGAGGGGCAGATCACCCAGCTGTCGCGGCGGCCGGGCGCCGGGGTGGTGTTCCTGACCCTGCGCGACCCGTCGCACGACATCTCGGTGAGCGTGACCTGCTTCCGGCAGGTCTTCGACCGGATCGCGGACGTGGTGACGGAGGGCGCCCGCGTCGTCGTCCTCGCCAAGCCCGAGTGGTACGCGCCCCGCGGCCAGCTGTCCCTGCGGGCCACGGAGATACGGCCGGTCGGCATCGGTGAGCTGCTGGTCCGGCTGGAGCTGCTGAAGAAGTCGCTGGCCGCCGAGGGGCTCTTCGCCCTGGACCGGAAGAAGCCGCTGCCGTTCCTGCCGCAGCTGATCGGCCTGGTCTGCGGGCGGGCGTCGGCGGCCGAGCGCGATGTGCTGGAGAACGCGCGGCGCCGCTGGCCCGCGGTGCGCTTCGAGGTGCGCAATACGGCGGTGCAGGGTGTGCACGCGGTGAACCAGGTGGTCCAGGCGGTGAAGGAGCTGGACGACCTGCCGGATGTCGACGTGATCATCGTCGCGCGCGGCGGCGGCAGCGTGGAGGACCTGCTGCCGTTCTCGGACGAGCAGCTGATCCGTACGGTCGCCGAGTGCCGTACGCCGGTGGTGTCCGCGATCGGGCACGAGCCGGACTCCCCGCTGCTCGATCTGGTCGCCGATCTGCGGGCGTCCACGCCCACGGACGCGGCGAAGAAGGTCGTGCCGGACGTGGGCGAGGAGCTGGACCGGGTGCAGCAGCTGCGGGACCGGGCGCTGCGGACCGTACGAGGGCTGCTCGACCGGGAGGAGCGGGGGCTTGCGCACGCGCTGGGCCGGCCCTCCATGCAGCAGCCGCTGCGAATGGTGGACGAGCGCGCGGCGGAGGTCGACGCGCTGATCGGGCGCAGCCGCCGGGTGCTGGGGCATCTGCTGGACCGGGCGGACTCGGAGCTCGCACACACCCGGGCGCGGGTCGTCGCACTGTCGCCCGCGGCGACGCTGGAGCGCGGGTACGCGGTGCTGCAGCGGCCGGACGGTCATGTGGTCCGCTCCCCCGCGGACGCCGGGGCGCCGGGCGACGAGCTGCGGGCGCGGGTGTCGGAGGGCGAGTTCACCGTGCGGGTGGCCGAGTGA
- a CDS encoding DUF6542 domain-containing protein: protein MATPDGRTRRVPPLLLALRRLPNPRLTGIGAGLFAAAVMFALACLDWLLFDGSSILYGVLFLPVSALTALWVRPADLVTAPIIVPIAFAVGVIPIAGGTGGFGGQTMAVVTALAVHAGWLYGGTLIAGLIASVRKVRLMRQRRRRMRSATKTARSARRPNP, encoded by the coding sequence GTGGCCACGCCCGACGGACGGACACGACGGGTGCCGCCCCTCCTGCTCGCGCTGCGCAGGCTGCCCAATCCGCGACTGACCGGCATCGGTGCCGGGCTGTTCGCCGCCGCCGTCATGTTCGCGCTGGCCTGCCTCGACTGGCTGCTGTTCGACGGTTCGTCGATCCTGTACGGGGTGCTGTTCCTGCCGGTCAGCGCGCTGACCGCGCTCTGGGTGCGGCCCGCGGACCTGGTGACCGCACCGATCATTGTGCCGATCGCGTTCGCCGTCGGTGTGATTCCGATCGCCGGCGGCACGGGCGGCTTCGGCGGGCAGACCATGGCAGTGGTCACGGCGCTCGCCGTCCATGCAGGCTGGCTGTACGGCGGCACGCTCATCGCCGGGCTCATCGCCTCCGTACGCAAGGTCCGGCTGATGCGGCAGCGCCGGCGGCGGATGCGGTCGGCCACGAAGACGGCTCGCTCCGCCCGGCGTCCAAATCCCTGA
- a CDS encoding 4-hydroxy-3-methylbut-2-enyl diphosphate reductase has product MGRMTATPSPSPAAAPSAGATRRSDARRVLLAAPRGYCAGVDRAVIAVEKALEQYGAPIYVRHEIVHNKYVVQTLERKGAIFVDVTAEVPEGSIVMFSAHGVAPTVHAEAAERKLATIDATCPLVTKVHKEAVRFAKEDYDILLIGHEGHEEVIGTSGEAPDHITLVDGPEDVASVSVRDESKVVWLSQTTLSVDETMETVDALKEKFPQLVSPPSDDICYATQNRQIAVKKLAEDAELVIVVGSKNSSNSIRMVEVALDAGAPAAHLVDFASEIDEAWLEGVTTVGLTSGASVPDVLVDGVLEWLAERGYGDVETVKTADESITFSLPKELRRDLRAEAAALTAE; this is encoded by the coding sequence ATGGGACGCATGACTGCTACGCCCAGCCCGTCACCCGCCGCCGCCCCGAGTGCGGGCGCCACGCGCCGCAGTGACGCCCGCCGTGTCCTGCTCGCCGCACCCCGTGGCTACTGCGCGGGCGTGGACCGTGCCGTGATCGCCGTCGAGAAGGCCCTGGAGCAGTACGGGGCCCCGATCTATGTCCGCCACGAGATCGTGCACAACAAGTACGTCGTGCAGACCCTGGAGAGGAAGGGCGCGATCTTCGTCGACGTCACGGCGGAGGTGCCCGAGGGTTCCATCGTGATGTTCTCCGCCCACGGCGTCGCGCCGACCGTGCACGCCGAGGCCGCTGAGCGCAAGCTCGCCACGATCGACGCGACGTGCCCGCTGGTGACCAAGGTCCACAAGGAAGCCGTCCGGTTCGCCAAGGAGGACTACGACATCCTCCTGATCGGCCACGAGGGCCATGAGGAAGTCATCGGCACGAGCGGTGAGGCGCCCGACCACATCACGCTGGTCGACGGCCCCGAGGACGTCGCCAGTGTCTCCGTGCGCGACGAGTCGAAGGTGGTCTGGCTCTCCCAGACCACGCTCTCGGTCGACGAGACGATGGAGACGGTGGACGCGCTCAAGGAGAAGTTCCCGCAGCTGGTCTCGCCGCCCAGCGACGACATCTGCTACGCCACGCAGAACCGTCAGATCGCGGTGAAGAAGCTCGCCGAGGACGCCGAACTGGTCATCGTCGTCGGCTCCAAGAACTCCTCGAACTCGATCCGCATGGTCGAGGTCGCCCTCGACGCGGGCGCCCCCGCGGCGCACCTGGTGGACTTCGCGAGCGAGATCGACGAGGCCTGGCTGGAAGGTGTCACCACGGTCGGCCTCACCTCCGGTGCCTCGGTTCCCGACGTGCTGGTGGACGGCGTACTGGAGTGGCTGGCCGAGCGCGGCTACGGCGACGTGGAGACGGTGAAGACGGCCGACGAGTCGATCACCTTCTCGCTGCCCAAGGAGCTCCGCCGGGACCTGCGCGCAGAGGCGGCGGCACTCACCGCCGAGTGA
- a CDS encoding ATP-binding protein, translated as MEFQGRAGDLELLAEQYRTVAEGAGATRGRAVIMTGRRRVGKSRLVQEFCDRSGAPYVVFQATRGRNPVTERADFVATLAQSLLPGAELVAGLQAQDWNQALRSLALAVPDHSPSIAVIDEVPWLVEQDQEFEGALQTVWDRHLSSKPVLLLLVGSDTSVMEALQSYGRPFFGRAAKMTVHPLNLADVQAMTELDASEAVDAQLITGGFPEIVQSWRPGMGRTAFLQASVANPLSPLLVAGELSLLGEFPEASHSRAVLEAVGSGERTFSAIAARAGGAGALPSGTLSPLLATLQAKRVVAADLPLSAKPDSKNKRYRIADPYLRFWLAFLARAIPLIERGRGDLALERIERSWTTWRGRAVEPLIRESLLRLMPDDEWPGTEAIGGWWNRQNNPEVDLIGADREPVARQVHFVGSVKWFETQPFGRHEYDALVRDVLAVPGAAPDTPLVAVSRCGVADDLPLAAHWGPEDLVRAWQPR; from the coding sequence GTGGAGTTCCAAGGTCGGGCCGGAGATCTTGAGCTGTTGGCTGAGCAGTACCGAACAGTGGCAGAGGGTGCCGGCGCCACCCGGGGACGGGCCGTGATCATGACGGGCCGGCGCCGAGTAGGGAAGTCGCGACTGGTCCAGGAGTTCTGCGACCGCTCGGGAGCGCCTTACGTGGTGTTCCAGGCCACCCGGGGGCGCAACCCTGTGACAGAGCGCGCCGACTTTGTCGCGACCCTCGCGCAGTCACTGCTACCGGGGGCGGAGCTGGTCGCCGGCCTCCAGGCGCAGGACTGGAACCAGGCCCTGCGCTCGCTGGCCTTGGCGGTACCCGATCACTCACCCAGCATCGCGGTGATCGACGAGGTGCCCTGGCTGGTCGAGCAGGATCAGGAATTCGAGGGCGCACTCCAAACTGTCTGGGACCGTCACCTGTCTTCCAAGCCCGTGCTTCTGCTGCTGGTCGGCAGCGATACATCGGTGATGGAGGCACTGCAGTCGTACGGGCGCCCGTTCTTCGGTCGGGCAGCGAAAATGACCGTTCACCCCCTGAACCTGGCCGACGTGCAAGCCATGACCGAGCTCGACGCCTCCGAAGCTGTCGACGCCCAGTTGATCACTGGCGGTTTCCCCGAGATCGTGCAGTCGTGGCGGCCGGGAATGGGGCGCACGGCCTTCCTGCAGGCTTCGGTCGCCAATCCTCTCTCGCCCCTGCTGGTGGCAGGCGAGCTGTCCCTGCTGGGCGAATTCCCCGAGGCTTCGCACTCACGGGCCGTACTGGAAGCGGTCGGCAGCGGTGAACGCACGTTCAGCGCGATCGCGGCCCGGGCCGGCGGCGCCGGCGCGCTGCCGTCCGGCACGCTCTCCCCGCTGCTGGCCACGCTGCAGGCCAAGCGAGTCGTGGCCGCTGATCTCCCCCTGTCCGCCAAGCCGGACAGCAAGAACAAGCGCTATCGGATCGCCGACCCGTATCTGCGGTTCTGGCTGGCCTTCCTGGCGCGCGCGATCCCACTCATCGAGCGTGGCCGCGGTGACCTGGCGTTGGAACGCATCGAGCGGTCATGGACCACTTGGCGCGGGAGAGCGGTCGAGCCGCTGATCCGCGAGTCCCTGCTGCGTCTGATGCCCGATGACGAGTGGCCCGGGACCGAGGCCATCGGCGGTTGGTGGAACCGTCAGAACAACCCCGAGGTCGACCTCATCGGTGCGGACCGCGAGCCGGTGGCGCGGCAGGTGCACTTCGTCGGGTCGGTCAAGTGGTTCGAGACCCAGCCCTTCGGCCGTCACGAGTACGACGCCTTGGTACGCGACGTGCTCGCCGTCCCCGGTGCCGCCCCGGACACTCCGCTGGTCGCGGTCTCCCGCTGCGGTGTGGCCGACGATCTGCCGCTGGCCGCGCACTGGGGACCGGAGGACCTCGTACGGGCGTGGCAGCCCCGATAG
- a CDS encoding carbonic anhydrase — protein sequence MDSTAHPDRRALLAGGLAVATVALAGCSSTSAAPSASGASPTSSASPEARPATPAAAFARLVDGNKRWVSGDLRHPDRDPDRRQLVAQTQEPFGSILACIDSRVPPELLFDTGLGDLYVMRTGGEAVGPVVTGSVEYGPMTSGTPLIVVLGHQRCGAIEAAYKSIRAGKPLPGNLEAIAKALRPAYEQAVREGGTDPVETMARAQVRLTAADLRSNQDLAPLVGKGALAVVGAYYSLDTGKVEVLAGAPS from the coding sequence ATGGACAGTACGGCACATCCGGATCGCAGAGCTCTGCTCGCCGGCGGACTTGCGGTCGCCACGGTCGCGCTTGCGGGGTGCTCATCGACGAGCGCCGCCCCGTCGGCGAGCGGCGCTTCGCCGACGAGCAGCGCTTCGCCGGAGGCGCGGCCGGCCACGCCCGCCGCAGCGTTCGCGAGACTGGTGGACGGCAACAAGCGCTGGGTGAGCGGAGATCTGCGCCATCCCGACCGGGATCCGGACCGGCGCCAGCTCGTGGCCCAGACGCAGGAGCCGTTCGGGTCGATCCTCGCGTGCATCGACTCCCGGGTGCCGCCCGAGCTCCTCTTCGACACCGGGCTGGGTGACCTCTACGTGATGCGCACCGGTGGGGAGGCGGTCGGCCCGGTGGTCACGGGTTCCGTGGAGTACGGGCCCATGACGAGTGGCACTCCACTCATCGTCGTCCTTGGGCATCAGCGCTGCGGCGCCATCGAGGCGGCGTACAAGTCCATCCGAGCCGGCAAGCCGCTGCCGGGAAACCTGGAGGCGATCGCCAAGGCTCTGCGGCCGGCGTACGAGCAGGCGGTCCGGGAAGGCGGTACCGATCCGGTCGAGACCATGGCCCGCGCCCAGGTCAGGCTGACAGCGGCCGACCTGCGCTCCAACCAGGACCTGGCCCCGCTCGTGGGGAAGGGCGCCCTTGCCGTGGTCGGCGCCTACTACTCGCTCGACACCGGCAAGGTGGAAGTCCTGGCCGGCGCGCCCTCCTGA
- the ychF gene encoding redox-regulated ATPase YchF, translating into MSLTIGIVGLPNVGKSTLFNALTKNDVLAANYPFATIEPNVGVVGVPDARLNKLAEIFGSQRLLPATVDFVDIAGIVRGASEGEGLGNKFLANIRESDAICQVIRAFKDENVVHVDGKVSPKDDIETINTELILADLQSIEKAVPRLTKESRLQKEKVAVLAAVEEAQQILESGETLFAAGITAGTEKGKLLHELHLLTVKPFLYVFNVDEDELVDEDFKNEQRALVAPAEAIFLNAKIESELIELDDDEALELLQSMGQEEPGLATLGRVGFDTLGLQTYLTAGPKEARAWTIKKGATAPEAAGVIHTDFQKGFIKAEIVSFDDLVTMGSVAEARAKGKARMEGKEYVMQDGDVVEFRFNV; encoded by the coding sequence GTGTCGCTCACGATCGGAATCGTCGGTCTGCCGAATGTCGGCAAGTCGACCCTGTTCAACGCCCTGACCAAGAACGACGTGCTGGCGGCCAACTACCCGTTCGCCACGATCGAGCCGAACGTGGGCGTCGTCGGTGTCCCGGACGCCCGTCTGAACAAGCTGGCCGAGATCTTCGGCTCGCAGCGCCTGCTCCCGGCCACCGTCGACTTCGTCGACATCGCGGGCATCGTCCGCGGTGCGAGCGAGGGCGAGGGCCTGGGCAACAAGTTCCTCGCGAACATCCGCGAGTCGGACGCGATCTGCCAGGTCATCCGGGCCTTCAAGGACGAGAACGTCGTCCACGTCGACGGCAAGGTCTCGCCCAAGGACGACATCGAGACGATCAACACCGAGCTGATCCTCGCCGACCTCCAGTCCATCGAGAAGGCCGTCCCGCGCCTCACGAAGGAGTCGCGCCTCCAGAAGGAGAAGGTCGCGGTCCTCGCCGCGGTCGAGGAGGCCCAGCAGATCCTGGAGTCCGGCGAGACGCTCTTCGCCGCGGGCATCACCGCAGGCACGGAGAAGGGCAAGCTCCTCCACGAGCTGCACCTCCTCACCGTCAAGCCCTTCCTCTACGTCTTCAACGTCGACGAGGACGAGCTGGTCGACGAGGACTTCAAGAACGAACAGCGTGCCCTGGTCGCCCCCGCCGAAGCGATCTTCCTCAACGCCAAGATCGAGTCCGAGCTGATCGAACTCGACGACGACGAGGCCCTCGAACTCCTCCAGTCCATGGGCCAGGAAGAACCCGGCCTGGCCACCCTCGGCCGCGTCGGCTTCGACACGCTGGGCCTGCAGACCTACCTCACGGCAGGCCCGAAGGAAGCCCGCGCCTGGACGATCAAGAAGGGCGCCACGGCCCCCGAGGCGGCCGGTGTCATCCACACCGACTTCCAGAAGGGCTTCATCAAGGCGGAGATCGTCTCCTTCGACGACCTGGTGACGATGGGCTCGGTCGCCGAGGCCCGCGCGAAGGGCAAGGCCCGCATGGAGGGCAAGGAGTACGTGATGCAGGACGGCGACGTGGTGGAGTTCCGCTTCAACGTCTAG